The window TGTAGGCCAGGACCAGGGCCAGGGCAAACCTGGGTATTGACATAAATACAAAGGCGGAGAGCGCGGCCAGATTGTCGGCCGTGCTGTACTGGCGGGGCGCGACGTAGATGCCTACACCGATGCCAATCACCGTTGAGATAAAGTGGGCCAGGAAGGCCAGCAGCAAGGTGCGGGGCAATCGCTCCGCGATCAACTCACTCACCCCCTTGCCCCCGTAGGCCATGGCAGGTCCGAAGTCTCCCCTGGTGACGATGCCGGAGATCCAGTTGTAGTATCTTTCGACAAAGGGGCCATCAAGGCCATAGCGCTCGCGGACCTTATCCCCTGCCACCTCAGCCTCCGATGCTGACATGCCTCCCTGCTGGATAAGCCGCATTTCATACTGGGTCGCAAAATCCCCGGGCGCCAGCTCGATGACCAGAAAGGAGACCACACTGACGCCAAAGATGACCAGCAAGGCGAAAAAGAGGCGACGCAGCAGATAGTTGATCATTGGCCTGTCATCCCATTTGATTTCGTCGGAGGAACTCTCCGGGGCCCCGGCGGCTGCCAGGACCCCGGAGATCGGGTCGTTCAGCTATGCGCATCAGGCGACACGCATTAGGTCATTCAGATCATTCTNNNNNNNNNNNNNNNNNNNNNNNNNNNNNNNNNNNNNNNNNNNNNNNNNNNNNNNNNNNNNNNNNNNNNNNNNNNNNNNNNNNNNNNNNNNNNNNNNNNNGGCCTGTCATCCCATTTGATTTCGTCGGAGGAACTCTCCGGGGCCCCGGCGGCTGCCAGGACCCCGGAGATCGGGTCGTTCAGCTATGCGCATCAGGCGACACGCATTAGGTCATTCAGATCATTCTCCGTAGAGCGGGATCGCGTTGGGCCGGATCTGCTCCAACTGCTGGTCTTCTGGTACCCAGACCTGGTCCGGTTGAACGTTGCCCCAGGTCCACTGGTAGAGGAAGGTGGGGGTGCCAACCGGGATGTTCTGGAAGCGTTCCGCCAGGGCAAGGCCGTAGCTGCCGATCACGATTCCGATGTCGTACAGATTCTCGGTGAAGATCTGGTTGTACTCGTTCATCAACGCCTGGCGCCTGTCAGCATTCGGCTCCAGCTTGAACTCGTTGACAATGCGCACCAGCTCTTCCTCGAAGGGCTGGAGCTGGCGTTCGCCGGCGTCAGCCACGTGCCAGAAAGGCATTTGGTCGGTCACTGGCGCGATATCGTCGGCCCGGGTGAAGGGTACAGCCCATTCCTGTGCGCCGCGGGTGATTTCCATTTCCCAGTTTCCGGCGAGGTTGGTTTCTCGTGAAGTAGGCGAAGTCACCGGCCGGAAGTTGATCTGGATGCCAACCTGGTTGAAGAGAGCCACCAGGGCTTCGGCCATCTCCACGGAGGCCTGCTGATCCTCGACTGCCTGCAGGGCGATCACCAGGTCGTCGCCGGCCAGCGGCCCGTCGGTCCAGTTGAGGATGCCATTGCCATCGGTGTCTTCGAAGCCCAGTCCCGCCAGTAGTTTTTCGGTGGCCTCAGGGGCGTAGGGGTAGTAGACCACCGAGTCCTTGTCGAAGTAGGGGGAGCCTGGGAAGAGGCCGCCTGCCCAGGGGCGCAGGAAGGGGCCGCGCACCACCGCCTGCCCCAGGCCATCACGATCGATCGCCTGGCTGAGGGCCCGGCGGAAGTCAACGTTGCGGAACAGCTCGCGCAATGCCGCGTCGCGCTCATCTTCAACGCCCAGCGTGGCTGACTGGTTGACCTGCAGATAGTAGCCCAGGGTTTCAGGGCCCCACTCCACGTAGAAGTGAGCGTCATCCTCGGCCTGGCGCTTCATGGTCTCGATGAAGGTGCCCGGGTTCTCCAGGTTGCTGTGGTCGATGCTGCCGGCCAGGGTGCCCAGGGTGCGGCCAACGCCTTGGGTGCCCTTCTCGAACAACACTTCGTCCAGGTAGGGCAGCTGCTTGCCTGCTTCATCCACCTTCCAGTAGTAGGGATTGCGGCGCAGGACCATGATCTCATCGGTCTTGTAGTCCACGGCCACCCAGGGACCCATGGTGACCGGCGGCAGGCGGTCGGGCGGCCAGGCGGTCATGAAGGTATCGTAGTCAGCATCGGAATTGAAGGCCGGATGGTACTGTGCCCAGATGTGTTCCGGCACGATATTGAAGTCGTAATCGTCCATGACGAACATCTTCTGAACCGGGAAGGGCACGGGGAAGGTCCACTTGATGGTGTAGTCGTCCAGGGCCTCCAGGGTGATATCCTGGCCGTCGACCTGCCAGGTGGTGCGGGAGGTGTTGGAATTGACGTTTGTATCCAGGATGATGTGTTCCCAGGTGAACATCACATCCTCGCTGTTGAAGTCCTCACCGTCGGACCATTTGGCGCCCTCGATCAGGTTCATGGTCAGTTCCAAGCCATCCTCCGACCATTCCCAGTCCTTGGCCAGGTTGGGGAAAGGCAAGACAGCATCGCCGCGCAGGAAGATGGGGCCGGTTTTGAGCAAGGCCTCCTGGTAGATGATGTTGATGCCGAACCAGCCCTGGGTCTGTCCGGCGCCCAGGTTCCAGCCCTCGGTGGGGCAGGCGGAGAAGTCGCGCCACATGCCGCCGTATTCGCCCAGGCCATTGGACATGGCCCCTTCCAGGAAGACCTGGGGCTCGGCGGGCAATCGTTCAGCCACGGGGGGCAGGGTGCCATCTTCTACCAGCGCATCCATCCACTCCGGCTGGCTGTATTCGTCCAGCGCCTTGTAGACGATCATCTCGTCCAGGTTGAACTTCTTGGGTTCGCGGCCAATGGTCAGGGGTGCGCCATCGGGATAGGGAATGGCTCCCTGGATCTCGACGACCTCCTGGACGATCTTTTCGACCTCGACCTCGACCGTCTCCATGACGATCTTTTCGACCTCGACGATCTTCTCGACCACCTCAGGCGGGGCAGCAGGTACACAGCTGATGAGCATGCTCAGGACGATGAGCATGGCCAGCATGATAGTTACTGACTTCTTCATTGAAAAATCCTCCTGTGATTCTGGTCTCCTTCTTTGGAGAACCGGGTTGGATTGGTAAACAATGGGTTTCCTGCGAGCGTTGACGACGGTGGGTGCTGTTTGATCACCTCCTTAAATGCTGGCCAGGACACTTTTGTCGTTGAGCCTGAGAGAAATGGTAATAACTATCAGCAATTCACCAAATGAAGATTAACTCAGCGCACCCAACAGGCCACCAGATGGCCGGGCGCGACCTGCTTAAGCTCAGGTTCTTCCCGGTGACAGATCTCCTCGGCAAGCGGGCATCGGGGTGCAAATGCGCAACCTACGATCTGTTCGGTCGGGCTGGGGACCATGCCTTCGATCGGAATCAGTTTTTTGCGTTCCTTGCGGCCGAATACCGGAACCGAATTGAGCAGTCCGGTTGTATAGGGGTGGAGGGGTGCATGGAAAAGTGTACGCACATCGGTGTATTCCACGATCTTGCCCACGTACATGACCGCCACGTAGTCGGCCGTCTGGGAAACGACCCCAAGGTTGTGGGTAATCAGGATAATGGAGGAGCCGAAATCTTCCTGGAGCTCTCGCATCAGATCGAGGATCTGGGCCTGAACGGTTACATCCAGTGCCGTTGTGGGCTCATCTGCAATCAGGATAAGGGGATTGCAGGAGAGGGCCATGGCGATCATAACACGCTGGCGCATGCCACCGCTCAGCTGGTGGGGATATTGGGTCAGGCGCTGCTCCGGATCACCGATGCGTACCTTTTCCAGCATCTCCAGCGCCCGGTCCATTGCCTCGTCGTGGCTGACCTTCTGGTGCAGCTCAACCGCCTCGGCGATTTGCGCCCCCACGGTGTACAGGGGATTCAACGAGGTCATCGGTTCCTGGAAGATCATGGCGATGTCCGAACCGCGGATACTGCGCATCTCGGGACCCTTGGGATCCAGCCTGGTGATATCGACGACCGGCCCATCTTTGGGTCGCAGCAGGATTTCCCCGCTGACGATACGGCCTGGTGGGGATTGAATGAGCCGCATCACAGAGCGGGCCGTGACGCTTTTGCCGCAACCACTCTCGCCTACCACGCCCAGGGTAGAGCGATGTCCCAGGTGGAGGTCGACGCCATCAACCGCCTTGACGGTACCTCGCTCCAGGAAATAGTAGGTTCGCAGGTCATTGATCTCAAGCAGCGGGGTATCGGTTCCGTTGGTTGATTGGGCCGTCACAGGCGAAGTTGTCTGGCTCATAGGTGGGTTTGGCTGGCCGAAGCTTCGCGCGGCTGAAGAACGGCGGCGTGGTCCTCCGCCTCGACAGGTTTTTTCTGATGGGACTTCATCGCCTGTTCCACGGCTTCAAGCAAGGTGTTGGGGGGGACCGGTTTCACCAGGTAGCTCGCTGCCCCGAGCTGAAGGCCGCGGCGTCGTTCGTCGATGGCGGTGCAGATAATCACAGGAATGGGGGTTGACTCGTTGCTCTTCCAGGTCGAAATAGCGGTCAATAATGTCCACCCGTCATCATCTGGCAGCACCGGCTCGAGCACGACGGCCGCAACTTCCCTGTTTTCCAGCAGTAGATAGGCGTCCCTGGCATTTTGGCTGCTAAGGACATGGTAGACGCGACCCAACTCGCGTTGGTAAAGCTCTCGGGTAGCTTGATCGGCCTCTACAATGAGAACCGTGGATGCATCCGTGGTCATTGTTAACACCGGGACTAGAAACACAGGTGACGACAATCGAGACACTCCCATTATAAACGGTTTGTTCGCAGTTGTCTTGAACTATTAGGGACTGGAATTGGATATTTAATGCCTTGTAAATCAGATTCTTGCACGCTGGGCAATTGGTACGCGCGAAAAATGCTGGTACGGGCGAAAAACATTGGTAGGGGCGACTCATTCCCAGAAAGAATGTACTTGGCGGGGATTGGTTTGCAGGCAGGGGCATTGTTTGCAGGCGGGAATCTAATTCAGGAATGAGTCGCCCCTACGAATCGACTGGCTGGCCCAGGCCGGGGGTTCAGTTCCGGTACAGAGCGCCATGACTCTCAGGATCGAAGCCATCTGGCCATTTGGTGCGGCTATTGTAGCGAGCGCCACGGAGACTTGCCCCCGCAAGGTTGGCGTCTCGCAGGTCGGCAAAACGCAGGTCCGCGCCGTCGAGAGTGGAGTTTTGCAAATCCGCCTCGATCATCAAAGCGCCGGTCAGAATGGCGTTGGTCAGATCGGCCCCGTTCAGCAGCACCTCGCGAGCGACGACCTTTCGCATGTTGGCGCCGGTCAGGTCTGTTCCTCGCATGTCGGCCCAGCGGATACTGGCGACGACAAGCTCAGCTTCGAAAAGGTTGGCATTTCGTAGATCGGCCTGGTCCAGGTTGGTGTCGCGCAGGTCGGCCCGGAATAGATCTGCGTTGCGCAGGTTGGCACCTTCCAGATCGGCATTCAGAAGCTTGCTCTCACGCAACTCGGCCCGTTCCAGGTCTGCGCCACTTAGATTTGAGAAGAGCAATTTGGTGTCGCGCAATTCGGCATGGCGCAAGATCGTACCTTGCAGGTCGGCATGGCTCAGGTCTGCGCCACTGAGATTGGCGTGGCTCCAATCGTATCCGGCGCAATGGCGCGGGCAGTCTTTCGGCAGGGTGGCTTTTCGAACGATGAACATCGCTGATTCGCCCTGGCTGTCACGCGTCTGCACCACGTGCCAACTTCGTGGCAGAGTAATCGCGAGGAAGAGAGCGACGACGGCGGCCAGAATTGCCAGGCCGCTCAGGATGAAACGCCTGCGGTTTTTCCTTTTCAGCGGTTCCACCCGGTTTCGCCAGGTGTAGCGATCGCTAAGGGCAGAGGATTCTCCTGTTGCATCACCGTCAGGTGTTCTTCTTTCCATGATTTCTTGTTCACTTCTTAATTGGAGTTACGCACCTGGTAACAACAGGGGCCAAATGACATCCTGAGCCTCGCCACGGCAGCACGCCAGCTGGCGGTGTCGCCGTGTCTCCGTGTCTCCGCATCTCCGTGTCGCCGTGTCGCCACGTCTCCGCATCTCCGTGTCTCCGCATCTCCGTGTCGCCGCATCTCCGTGTCGCCCCATCGCCGCATCGCCGTGTCTCCGTGTCGCCGCATCTCCGTGTCGCCGTGTCGCCACGTCTCCGCATCTCCGTGTCGCGGTCTGCTGTCTTCCGAAAGCCGTGGGCCAACTGTTACCTCCGAAACTCCAGTGATTAACTTGTTTCCTTATCCACTCTGACCAGCGTTGCTTCGAAACGCCCGCGGTGCCTGCCCTGTTTCCCGGCGAAAAACGCGGCTGAAGTAGGCTGCGTCATTGTAACCAACCCGGTTGGCGATCTCGGTAATCGTCAACGACGAGGTGCAGAGAAGATGGCGCGCTGAACTGATCCGGCAGCGAGTCAGATATTGCCATGGGGTGAGGCCAAGCTCCTTGCGGAATACGCGGCTGAGATAGTTTTCGGTAACACCCATCTCCTCTGCCAACTGGCGCCGCGAAAGAGCTTGGTCGAAGTCTCTGCCGATGCGCTGCACGACCTGGCGAGTCAGCTGCCCAAGATTGGGAGGCAGGTCATCAAAGTCATCGGGCAACGGAGGACGCGCCGGAGGCCTGACCGAAGCAGGCGGCTCTTCGGAGATGGCGTCGGTTGAATCGAGCGGCAGTTGAATGTGGAAGGTGCTGCCGGCGCCGGGGGAGCTTTCGATCCAGACCGCACCGCCGTGCAGTTTAATCACTTCGTGCACGATTCGAAGTCCAAGACCAAGGCCATGTCCGGGTTGCAGCGATTGGTCTCCCGTTGTGAAGGCATCAAAGATCTGCTGTCGCTGCTGCGGCTCGATTCCCTGACCCGTGTCCCGGACCCAGATATGCAGGTGAACGGGAGTGGCTTGCGCGCCCAGGGTGATGTGCCCACTGGCGGTGAATTTGCGGGCATTGCTCAGCAGGTTCAGGATGACCTGTCGTAAACGCGGGGGATCAGCGGTGATCGGCGGCAATGTCTCTGGCAGTTCCAGACGCCATTCCATATCGCTTCCGGTGGAGAGGCTGCCAGCTGTGCTCTGAAACACCTCCTCCAGCCAGGCCCGGGGTTCGATCCTTTCAGTGAAAAGATCGAGCGCCCCAATCTCGGCGCGGGAAAGATCGAGCAGGTCGCTGATCAGTCGTTCCAGGTGCTGCCCGCTGTTGTAGATGTACCGCAGGTCCCGGATCAGATCGGGCGGCAGATCGGTCCCATAGAGATCAGGGTTGTCGAGGGCCGATTGGCTGTAGCCCAGGATCACGTTGAGGGGTGTGCGCAATCCGTGGCTGACGTTGGCCAGCAAACGACCTCTCAGCTGGTTTGCCCGTTCAGCTTCTGCACGAGCGTCCACGGCCTCACTGTAGAGCTGGGCATTTTGCGCGCCGATTCCGAGCTGGTCGGCCAGGGTCTGCAGACCTATCAGGGTCTGATGGGTGTGGTGGGTCGGTTTTCGGCTGTGCAGATCCAGCAGGCCCAGGATCTGGCTACCTCGTCGAACGGGTAGAATCACCCGTGAACGGGTGGCGGGCCAGTCAGGATCGGGTGGAAAGCGAGGGCTGTGCCGGGCGTCGGGAATGAAGGTGGGCTGGTTATTCAACAGGGTATATCCCAACAGCCCGGACTCGTCCAGCGGAATTGGAACTGCTTCGCCGTGGCTCTCC of the Chloroflexota bacterium genome contains:
- a CDS encoding ABC transporter substrate-binding protein, which translates into the protein MKKSVTIMLAMLIVLSMLISCVPAAPPEVVEKIVEVEKIVMETVEVEVEKIVQEVVEIQGAIPYPDGAPLTIGREPKKFNLDEMIVYKALDEYSQPEWMDALVEDGTLPPVAERLPAEPQVFLEGAMSNGLGEYGGMWRDFSACPTEGWNLGAGQTQGWFGINIIYQEALLKTGPIFLRGDAVLPFPNLAKDWEWSEDGLELTMNLIEGAKWSDGEDFNSEDVMFTWEHIILDTNVNSNTSRTTWQVDGQDITLEALDDYTIKWTFPVPFPVQKMFVMDDYDFNIVPEHIWAQYHPAFNSDADYDTFMTAWPPDRLPPVTMGPWVAVDYKTDEIMVLRRNPYYWKVDEAGKQLPYLDEVLFEKGTQGVGRTLGTLAGSIDHSNLENPGTFIETMKRQAEDDAHFYVEWGPETLGYYLQVNQSATLGVEDERDAALRELFRNVDFRRALSQAIDRDGLGQAVVRGPFLRPWAGGLFPGSPYFDKDSVVYYPYAPEATEKLLAGLGFEDTDGNGILNWTDGPLAGDDLVIALQAVEDQQASVEMAEALVALFNQVGIQINFRPVTSPTSRETNLAGNWEMEITRGAQEWAVPFTRADDIAPVTDQMPFWHVADAGERQLQPFEEELVRIVNEFKLEPNADRRQALMNEYNQIFTENLYDIGIVIGSYGLALAERFQNIPVGTPTFLYQWTWGNVQPDQVWVPEDQQLEQIRPNAIPLYGE
- a CDS encoding ABC transporter ATP-binding protein → MSQTTSPVTAQSTNGTDTPLLEINDLRTYYFLERGTVKAVDGVDLHLGHRSTLGVVGESGCGKSVTARSVMRLIQSPPGRIVSGEILLRPKDGPVVDITRLDPKGPEMRSIRGSDIAMIFQEPMTSLNPLYTVGAQIAEAVELHQKVSHDEAMDRALEMLEKVRIGDPEQRLTQYPHQLSGGMRQRVMIAMALSCNPLILIADEPTTALDVTVQAQILDLMRELQEDFGSSIILITHNLGVVSQTADYVAVMYVGKIVEYTDVRTLFHAPLHPYTTGLLNSVPVFGRKERKKLIPIEGMVPSPTEQIVGCAFAPRCPLAEEICHREEPELKQVAPGHLVACWVR
- a CDS encoding response regulator, which produces MTTDASTVLIVEADQATRELYQRELGRVYHVLSSQNARDAYLLLENREVAAVVLEPVLPDDDGWTLLTAISTWKSNESTPIPVIICTAIDERRRGLQLGAASYLVKPVPPNTLLEAVEQAMKSHQKKPVEAEDHAAVLQPREASASQTHL
- a CDS encoding pentapeptide repeat-containing protein; the encoded protein is MERRTPDGDATGESSALSDRYTWRNRVEPLKRKNRRRFILSGLAILAAVVALFLAITLPRSWHVVQTRDSQGESAMFIVRKATLPKDCPRHCAGYDWSHANLSGADLSHADLQGTILRHAELRDTKLLFSNLSGADLERAELRESKLLNADLEGANLRNADLFRADLRDTNLDQADLRNANLFEAELVVASIRWADMRGTDLTGANMRKVVAREVLLNGADLTNAILTGALMIEADLQNSTLDGADLRFADLRDANLAGASLRGARYNSRTKWPDGFDPESHGALYRN
- a CDS encoding ATP-binding protein, translated to MAQTLRFGLQLVYTDPFWVMVREPIFKKAAQVGADLIPLELDLSSLSGEEQMGLMEGLLAQELNALIMQDLNPDLIRQIADSGMPIIMGGEIEISHPLVAVATGLIGAARMGTRYLAEQLKGEGHLLIAGGLTESYDAGQKRLQGIHETLKDYPGIEVTHAPASWRYDLAFDQISDTMQRLERPFHAIFGLSDTLALAARDAGKDIGMVDERTVIVGINGDPLALAAIIDGSISATVETNAFEFGSTMFDLALRVTQGQPLPRTFSHNPRLITGENMAETATRNLVAMANLPSRLVGISRRQREERLTQMETSLEISRRVGSILDWQELRRETAELIRTNYSYDDVQIFLWSDSRREFILDASGESHGEAVPIPLDESGLLGYTLLNNQPTFIPDARHSPRFPPDPDWPATRSRVILPVRRGSQILGLLDLHSRKPTHHTHQTLIGLQTLADQLGIGAQNAQLYSEAVDARAEAERANQLRGRLLANVSHGLRTPLNVILGYSQSALDNPDLYGTDLPPDLIRDLRYIYNSGQHLERLISDLLDLSRAEIGALDLFTERIEPRAWLEEVFQSTAGSLSTGSDMEWRLELPETLPPITADPPRLRQVILNLLSNARKFTASGHITLGAQATPVHLHIWVRDTGQGIEPQQRQQIFDAFTTGDQSLQPGHGLGLGLRIVHEVIKLHGGAVWIESSPGAGSTFHIQLPLDSTDAISEEPPASVRPPARPPLPDDFDDLPPNLGQLTRQVVQRIGRDFDQALSRRQLAEEMGVTENYLSRVFRKELGLTPWQYLTRCRISSARHLLCTSSLTITEIANRVGYNDAAYFSRVFRRETGQAPRAFRSNAGQSG